From Streptomyces sp. Edi4, one genomic window encodes:
- the pyrR gene encoding bifunctional pyr operon transcriptional regulator/uracil phosphoribosyltransferase PyrR yields the protein MDTQHPQNQQDPAHPDAARPVLEGPDIARVLTRIAHEIVERAKGADDVVLLGIPTRGVFLAERLAVKLEAITGRKTPVGSLDITMYRDDLRMKPARALGRTEIPGDGIDGRLVVLVDDVLFSGRTIRAALDALGDLGRPRAVQLAVLVDRGHRELPIRADYVGKNLPTSLRETVKVQLAEEDGRDAVLLGVKQTAPAGEQ from the coding sequence ATGGACACGCAGCACCCGCAGAACCAGCAGGATCCGGCGCATCCCGATGCGGCGCGGCCCGTTCTCGAAGGCCCCGACATCGCCCGCGTCCTGACCCGCATCGCCCACGAGATCGTCGAACGCGCCAAGGGCGCCGACGACGTGGTGCTCCTCGGCATCCCGACCCGAGGCGTCTTCCTCGCCGAACGGCTCGCCGTGAAGCTCGAAGCCATCACCGGGCGCAAGACCCCCGTCGGCTCCCTCGACATCACCATGTACCGCGACGACCTGCGGATGAAGCCCGCCCGCGCGCTCGGCCGCACCGAGATCCCCGGCGACGGCATCGACGGCCGCCTGGTCGTCCTGGTGGACGACGTCCTGTTCTCCGGCCGCACCATCCGCGCCGCCCTGGACGCCCTCGGCGACCTCGGCCGCCCCCGCGCCGTCCAGCTCGCGGTCCTCGTCGACCGCGGCCACCGCGAACTGCCCATCCGCGCCGACTACGTCGGCAAGAACCTCCCCACGTCGCTGCGGGAGACGGTCAAGGTCCAGCTCGCCGAGGAGGACGGCCGCGACGCCGTGCTGCTCGGTGTCAAGCAGACCGCTCCGGCCGGCGAGCAGTAG
- the bldD gene encoding transcriptional regulator BldD — translation MSSEYAKQLGAKLRAIRTQQGLSLHGVEEKSQGRWKAVVVGSYERGDRAVTVQRLAELADFYGVPVQELLPGTTPGGAAEPPPKLVLDLERLAHVPPEKAGPLQRYAATIQSQRGDYNGKVLSIRQDDLRTLAVIYDQSPSVLTEQLISWGVLDADARRAVAHEEA, via the coding sequence ATGTCCAGCGAATACGCAAAACAGCTCGGGGCCAAGCTCCGCGCCATCCGCACCCAGCAGGGCCTGTCCCTGCACGGTGTGGAGGAGAAGTCCCAGGGCCGCTGGAAGGCCGTCGTGGTCGGGTCGTACGAGCGTGGCGACCGCGCCGTGACCGTTCAGCGCCTCGCCGAGCTGGCGGACTTCTACGGGGTCCCGGTGCAGGAGCTGCTGCCGGGCACCACGCCGGGCGGGGCCGCCGAGCCGCCGCCGAAGCTCGTCCTCGACCTTGAGCGGCTGGCGCACGTGCCGCCGGAGAAGGCCGGCCCGCTCCAGCGTTACGCGGCGACCATCCAGTCGCAGCGCGGCGACTACAACGGCAAGGTGCTCTCGATCCGCCAGGACGACCTGCGCACCCTCGCCGTCATCTACGACCAGTCGCCCTCGGTCCTCACCGAGCAGCTGATCAGCTGGGGCGTCCTGGACGCGGACGCGCGCCGCGCCGTCGCCCACGAAGAGGCCTGA
- the nusB gene encoding transcription antitermination factor NusB: MAARNKARKRAFQILFEADQRGETVQTVLADWVRHSRSDDRQPPVNEYTMQLVEGYAEYVDRIDDLISTYAVDWTLDRMPVVDRNILRLGTYELVWEDETPDAVVIDEAVQLAKEFSTDDSPAFVNGMLARFKDLKPSLRRD, translated from the coding sequence GTGGCTGCCCGGAACAAGGCCCGCAAGCGCGCCTTCCAGATCCTCTTCGAGGCCGACCAGCGCGGTGAGACCGTGCAGACGGTCCTCGCGGACTGGGTGCGGCACTCGCGGTCCGACGACCGTCAGCCTCCGGTCAACGAGTACACGATGCAGCTCGTCGAGGGGTACGCGGAGTACGTGGACCGCATCGACGACCTGATCTCCACCTACGCGGTGGACTGGACGCTCGACCGGATGCCGGTCGTCGACCGGAACATCCTGCGGCTCGGCACCTACGAGCTGGTCTGGGAGGACGAGACGCCCGACGCGGTCGTCATCGACGAGGCCGTCCAGCTGGCCAAGGAGTTCTCCACGGACGACTCCCCGGCCTTCGTGAACGGAATGCTCGCCCGCTTCAAGGATCTCAAGCCCAGCCTGCGCCGCGACTAG
- the efp gene encoding elongation factor P: protein MASTNDLKNGLVLKLDGGQLWSVVEFQHVKPGKGPAFVRTKLKNVLSGKVVDKTFNAGVKVETATIDRRDMQFSYMDGDYFVFMDMDTYDQLMVDRKAVGDAANFLIEGFTASVAQHEGEVLYVELPAAVELTIQHTDPGVQGDRSTGGTKPATLETGYEIGVPLFITTGEKIKVDTRTGDYLGRVNS, encoded by the coding sequence GTGGCTTCCACGAACGACCTCAAGAACGGCCTGGTGCTCAAGCTCGACGGAGGCCAGCTCTGGTCCGTCGTCGAGTTCCAGCACGTCAAGCCCGGCAAGGGCCCGGCCTTCGTGCGCACCAAGCTCAAGAACGTGCTCTCCGGCAAGGTGGTCGACAAGACCTTCAACGCCGGTGTGAAGGTCGAGACGGCCACCATTGACCGGCGCGACATGCAGTTCTCGTACATGGACGGCGACTACTTCGTCTTCATGGACATGGACACGTACGACCAGCTGATGGTCGACCGCAAGGCTGTCGGCGACGCCGCCAACTTCCTGATCGAGGGCTTCACCGCCTCGGTCGCGCAGCACGAGGGCGAGGTGCTCTACGTCGAGCTGCCGGCCGCCGTCGAGCTGACCATCCAGCACACCGACCCGGGCGTCCAGGGCGACCGCTCCACCGGCGGCACCAAGCCGGCCACCCTGGAGACCGGTTACGAGATCGGCGTCCCGCTCTTCATCACCACCGGTGAGAAGATCAAGGTCGACACCCGCACGGGCGACTACCTCGGCCGGGTGAACAGCTAA
- a CDS encoding M24 family metallopeptidase — MSEVFAVRRAWLRDRCAAAGSAAALVSRPANVRYLAGGAPPGAVLLIGPAEDVLLCPRTPSGDLIEGHLDEQLRLTVLPAPGGDPAVAAADLAQASGADSLAVEEHHLSVARHRAIGSVAPHLLLGDLAGAVEQRRLVKDEEEIACLRIAAEITDQALGELLESILVGRTERHLALELERRLVDHGADGPAFMTSVGTGPNSGRAGHRPADRRVEEGDFLSVCLGATYRGYRCEIGRTFVIGTTPADWQIELYDAVFAAQRAGREALLPGTEYRAVDRAARQVLDAAGHAEAVGPLTGHGVGLEIDEEPQLAPGAMGKLDTCVPVTVEPGVHLPGRGGVRIDDTLVVRPEADGGPELLTITTKELLAL; from the coding sequence ATGTCAGAGGTGTTCGCGGTGCGCCGCGCCTGGCTGCGGGACCGCTGCGCGGCCGCAGGCAGCGCGGCCGCCCTGGTCTCGCGCCCGGCCAACGTCCGCTACCTCGCGGGCGGCGCCCCGCCGGGCGCGGTCCTGCTGATCGGCCCGGCCGAGGACGTCCTGCTGTGCCCGCGCACGCCCTCGGGCGACCTCATCGAGGGCCATCTCGATGAACAGCTGCGGCTCACCGTGCTGCCGGCCCCCGGCGGCGACCCGGCCGTGGCGGCCGCCGACCTCGCCCAGGCAAGCGGGGCCGACTCGCTCGCCGTGGAGGAGCACCACCTGTCCGTGGCCCGTCACCGCGCCATCGGCTCCGTGGCGCCGCACCTGCTCCTGGGCGACCTCGCGGGCGCGGTGGAACAGCGCCGCCTGGTCAAGGACGAGGAGGAGATCGCCTGTCTGCGGATCGCAGCGGAGATCACCGACCAGGCCCTGGGCGAACTCCTCGAGTCGATCCTGGTGGGCCGCACCGAACGCCACCTCGCCCTGGAGCTGGAACGCCGCCTGGTCGACCACGGCGCCGACGGGCCCGCCTTCATGACCTCGGTCGGCACCGGCCCCAACTCCGGCCGCGCGGGCCACCGGCCGGCCGACCGCAGGGTCGAGGAGGGCGACTTCCTCTCGGTCTGCCTGGGCGCCACCTATCGCGGATACCGCTGCGAGATCGGGCGTACGTTCGTGATCGGCACGACCCCGGCCGACTGGCAGATCGAGCTGTACGACGCCGTCTTCGCAGCCCAGCGGGCCGGCCGGGAGGCCCTGCTGCCCGGCACCGAGTACCGCGCGGTGGACCGTGCGGCCCGTCAGGTCCTGGACGCGGCCGGCCACGCGGAGGCCGTCGGACCGCTCACCGGACACGGGGTCGGGCTCGAAATCGACGAGGAGCCGCAGCTCGCACCTGGAGCCATGGGTAAACTGGACACTTGCGTGCCGGTCACCGTCGAACCGGGGGTCCACCTCCCGGGCCGGGGCGGCGTCCGGATCGATGACACGCTCGTCGTACGCCCCGAGGCGGACGGCGGCCCCGAGCTACTCACCATCACGACCAAGGAGCTGCTAGCGCTCTAG
- a CDS encoding Pro-rich N-terminal domain-containing protein, giving the protein MQHAGGAPLPPPHAPGQPPHEWAQGIEPEGTAPLRPAAPLAGASPSYQPGPAPGAGPAGPPARLPAPPAQAPHHPATQQPPGQGWHGPAPQHASVRPPSLDTTGHVALPPGGPVPLPQAPEGTGATTLAVLLIGPAGAGKTTVARYWAQHRQVPTAHISLDDVREWVCSGFADPQSGWNDHSEAQYRLARRTCGFAARNFLANGISCILDDAVFPDRPVVGLGGWKRHVGPGLLPVVLLPGLEVVLERNAERSGNRRLSDEEVAGIHGRMAGWYGSGLPIIDNSQYDVPTTARLLDDVLARTIASPPA; this is encoded by the coding sequence ATGCAGCACGCAGGGGGGGCTCCACTGCCGCCGCCCCACGCCCCGGGGCAGCCCCCGCACGAGTGGGCCCAGGGCATCGAGCCGGAAGGCACGGCTCCACTGCGGCCGGCCGCGCCCTTGGCCGGCGCCTCGCCGTCCTACCAGCCGGGCCCCGCGCCGGGAGCCGGTCCCGCCGGGCCGCCGGCCCGCCTTCCGGCCCCGCCGGCCCAGGCCCCGCACCACCCCGCCACCCAGCAGCCGCCCGGCCAGGGCTGGCACGGCCCGGCGCCGCAGCACGCCTCGGTGCGGCCGCCCTCCCTCGACACCACCGGGCACGTCGCCCTGCCGCCCGGCGGGCCCGTGCCGCTGCCCCAGGCACCCGAGGGCACCGGCGCCACCACGCTCGCCGTGCTGCTCATCGGCCCGGCGGGCGCGGGCAAGACGACCGTGGCCCGGTACTGGGCGCAGCACCGCCAGGTGCCCACCGCGCACATCAGCCTCGACGACGTACGCGAGTGGGTGTGCTCGGGGTTCGCCGACCCCCAGTCAGGCTGGAACGACCACTCCGAGGCCCAGTACCGCCTGGCCCGGCGCACCTGCGGCTTCGCCGCGCGCAACTTCCTGGCCAACGGCATCTCCTGCATCCTGGACGACGCGGTCTTCCCCGACCGGCCGGTCGTCGGCCTCGGCGGCTGGAAACGGCACGTGGGGCCCGGGCTGCTTCCCGTCGTGCTCCTGCCCGGCCTCGAAGTGGTCCTCGAGCGCAACGCGGAGCGCAGCGGCAACCGGCGCCTTTCCGACGAGGAAGTGGCGGGCATCCATGGGCGCATGGCCGGCTGGTACGGCTCGGGCCTGCCGATCATCGACAACTCCCAGTACGACGTCCCCACCACGGCCCGCCTCCTGGACGACGTCCTGGCCCGCACCATCGCGAGCCCCCCGGCCTGA
- the aroQ gene encoding type II 3-dehydroquinate dehydratase, whose translation MTRRVFVLNGPNLGRLGSREPDVYGATSYAGLVEVCEMLGKELGFEVSVRETNDEGELIRWLHEAADGRVPVVINPGAFTHYSYGMRDAAAQRTAPLIEVHISNPYAREEFRHTSVIAPVATGTVAGFGIGSYRLALRALADELAAETG comes from the coding sequence GTGACCCGGCGCGTGTTCGTCCTCAACGGCCCCAACCTCGGGCGCCTCGGCTCGCGCGAGCCCGACGTGTACGGCGCCACCAGCTACGCCGGCCTCGTCGAGGTCTGCGAGATGCTGGGCAAGGAGCTCGGCTTCGAGGTCTCGGTGCGCGAGACCAACGACGAGGGCGAACTCATCCGCTGGCTCCACGAGGCAGCGGACGGGCGCGTTCCGGTCGTCATCAACCCGGGCGCCTTCACGCACTACTCGTACGGAATGCGCGACGCGGCCGCTCAGCGCACCGCGCCGCTCATCGAGGTGCACATCTCCAACCCGTACGCGCGGGAGGAATTCCGCCACACCTCGGTGATCGCACCCGTGGCCACCGGCACCGTCGCGGGCTTCGGCATCGGGTCCTACCGGCTCGCCCTGCGCGCGCTCGCCGACGAACTGGCCGCGGAAACCGGCTGA
- the aroB gene encoding 3-dehydroquinate synthase yields MTEQAPTRIQVGAAAGTDPYDVLVGRNLLGELAGLIGDKAKRVAIIHPEALAGTGDAIRDDLAGQDYEVIAIQVPNAEEAKTAEVAAYCWKALGQSGFTRTDLVIGVGGGATTDLAGFVAATWLRGVRWISVPTTVLGMVDAAVGGKTGINTAEGKNLVGAFHPPAGVLCDLAALDSLPVNDYVSGLAEVIKTGFIADPVILDLIESDPAGARTPEGPHTAELIERSIRVKAEVVSGDLRESGRREILNYGHTLAHAIEKNERYKWRHGAAVSVGMVFAAELGRLAGRLDDATADRHSAVLKSVGLPLTYRGDQWPKLVENMKLDKKSRGNLLRFIVLDGLAKPTVLEGPDPAMLLAAYGEVSA; encoded by the coding sequence ATGACGGAGCAGGCACCCACCCGGATCCAGGTCGGCGCCGCCGCCGGCACCGACCCGTACGACGTGCTCGTCGGCCGCAACCTGCTGGGTGAACTGGCCGGACTCATCGGCGACAAGGCGAAGCGGGTCGCGATCATCCACCCCGAGGCCCTGGCCGGCACGGGGGACGCGATCCGCGACGACCTCGCGGGCCAGGACTACGAGGTCATCGCGATCCAGGTGCCCAACGCCGAGGAGGCCAAGACCGCCGAGGTCGCCGCCTACTGCTGGAAGGCGCTGGGCCAGTCCGGCTTCACCCGCACCGACCTTGTCATCGGCGTGGGCGGCGGCGCCACCACCGACCTCGCGGGCTTCGTCGCGGCCACCTGGCTGCGCGGGGTGCGCTGGATCTCGGTGCCGACCACCGTGCTCGGCATGGTGGACGCGGCCGTCGGCGGCAAGACCGGCATCAACACCGCCGAGGGCAAGAACCTGGTGGGCGCCTTCCACCCGCCCGCCGGCGTCCTGTGCGACCTGGCCGCGCTGGACTCGCTGCCCGTCAACGACTACGTGTCGGGCCTGGCCGAGGTCATCAAGACCGGCTTCATCGCCGACCCGGTCATCCTCGACCTCATCGAGTCCGACCCGGCCGGCGCCCGCACCCCCGAGGGCCCGCACACCGCCGAGCTCATCGAGCGCTCCATCCGGGTCAAGGCCGAGGTGGTCTCGGGCGACCTGAGGGAATCGGGCCGGCGCGAGATCCTGAACTACGGCCACACCCTCGCCCACGCGATCGAGAAGAACGAGCGCTACAAGTGGCGCCACGGCGCCGCCGTCTCCGTCGGCATGGTCTTCGCCGCCGAACTCGGCCGCCTGGCAGGGCGGTTGGACGACGCGACCGCCGACCGGCACAGCGCGGTCCTCAAATCGGTCGGGCTTCCGCTGACCTACCGGGGCGACCAGTGGCCCAAGCTCGTGGAGAACATGAAGCTCGACAAGAAGTCCCGGGGCAACCTGCTCCGCTTCATCGTCCTCGACGGCCTCGCCAAGCCGACCGTCCTGGAAGGCCCCGACCCGGCGATGCTGCTCGCCGCCTACGGCGAGGTCTCCGCGTGA
- a CDS encoding shikimate kinase, with amino-acid sequence MGSGKSTVGALLAQRLGVPYRDTDADIVAAEGRAISDIFVEDGEEHFRALERDAVRAALAGHTGVLSLGGGAILDEGTRALLAPHPVIYLSMDVEAAVKRVGLNTARPLLAVNPRRQWRELMDARRHLYTEVARAVVATDERTPEEVAQAVLDALELKDA; translated from the coding sequence ATGGGCTCGGGCAAGTCCACCGTGGGCGCGCTGCTGGCCCAGCGGCTCGGCGTGCCCTACCGGGACACCGACGCCGACATCGTGGCCGCCGAGGGCCGCGCCATCTCGGACATCTTCGTCGAGGACGGCGAGGAGCACTTCCGCGCCCTGGAGCGAGACGCCGTACGCGCCGCGCTGGCCGGGCACACGGGCGTCCTCTCGCTCGGCGGCGGCGCCATCCTCGACGAGGGCACTCGGGCGCTGCTCGCGCCGCACCCCGTGATCTACCTCTCGATGGACGTCGAGGCGGCCGTCAAGCGCGTCGGCCTGAACACCGCCCGCCCGCTGCTCGCCGTCAACCCGCGCCGGCAGTGGCGCGAACTGATGGACGCGCGGCGCCATCTGTACACCGAAGTCGCCCGTGCGGTCGTCGCGACCGACGAGCGCACCCCCGAAGAGGTCGCCCAGGCGGTCCTCGACGCACTGGAGTTGAAGGACGCATGA